A region of Nostoc sp. 'Peltigera membranacea cyanobiont' N6 DNA encodes the following proteins:
- a CDS encoding 30S ribosomal protein S1: MVNQNLTATEIGFTHEDFAALLDKYDYHFSPGDVVPGTVFSIEPRGALIDIGAKTAAYIPIQEMSINRVDSPEEVLQSNETREFFILTDENEDGQLTLSIRRIEYMRAWERVRQLQAEDATVRSGVFATNRGGALVRIEGLRGFIPGSHISTRKPKEELVGEDLPLKFLEVDEERNRLVLSHRRALVERKMNRLEVGEVVIGTVRGIKPYGAFIDIGGVSGLLHISEISHEHIDTPHSVFNVNDEVKVMIIDLDAERGRISLSTKQLEPEPGDMIKNRDLVYDKAEEMAAKYREQLLAKQQGATAAPAAPADSVAEEEIPPAAELEDEIPPAAELEEEIPAAAEIEEVTPVVAEIEEEIPAAAEIEEVTPVVAEIEKEIPAATETEEQIPAAIEE, from the coding sequence GAAGATTTCGCTGCTCTACTTGACAAATACGATTATCATTTTAGCCCTGGTGATGTTGTACCAGGAACCGTCTTCAGTATAGAGCCGCGCGGCGCTCTGATTGACATTGGTGCTAAAACAGCAGCATATATACCTATACAAGAAATGTCTATTAACCGGGTTGATAGCCCGGAAGAAGTCTTACAGTCAAACGAAACGCGAGAATTTTTCATCCTTACCGATGAAAACGAAGATGGGCAATTAACCCTTTCCATTCGCCGCATTGAATACATGCGGGCTTGGGAGCGCGTGCGACAGCTACAAGCAGAAGATGCAACTGTCCGTTCTGGCGTGTTTGCAACCAATCGCGGTGGTGCATTGGTACGCATTGAAGGATTACGTGGCTTTATCCCCGGTTCTCACATCAGTACTCGCAAACCTAAAGAAGAATTGGTAGGTGAAGATTTACCACTGAAATTCTTAGAGGTTGATGAAGAACGTAACCGCTTAGTTCTATCTCATCGTCGAGCGCTGGTTGAGCGGAAGATGAACCGCCTAGAAGTCGGCGAAGTAGTAATAGGTACTGTTCGTGGCATCAAGCCCTACGGTGCTTTCATCGACATCGGCGGCGTGAGTGGTCTACTACATATTTCTGAGATTTCCCACGAACATATTGATACACCTCATAGTGTGTTCAATGTCAATGATGAAGTGAAAGTTATGATCATTGACTTGGATGCAGAAAGGGGTCGGATTTCCCTATCTACCAAGCAACTAGAACCCGAACCCGGCGACATGATTAAAAACCGGGATTTGGTTTACGATAAGGCAGAAGAAATGGCTGCTAAGTATCGCGAACAGCTACTAGCCAAGCAACAAGGTGCTACTGCTGCGCCTGCTGCACCTGCGGATTCTGTAGCAGAAGAAGAGATTCCACCAGCAGCAGAACTTGAAGACGAGATTCCACCAGCAGCAGAACTTGAAGAAGAGATTCCAGCAGCAGCAGAAATTGAGGAAGTAACTCCAGTAGTTGCGGAAATTGAAGAAGAGATTCCAGCAGCAGCAGAAATTGAGGAAGTAACTCCAGTAGTTGCAGAAATTGAAAAAGAGATTCCAGCAGCAACGGAAACTGAAGAACAAATTCCAGCAGCTATTGAAGAATAA
- a CDS encoding HAD family hydrolase encodes MATIKCRNITFDNIQAILFDKNGTLEDSETYLRSLAQKATRLIDAQIPGTGEPLLMAFGINGNLLDPAGLISVASRRETEVAAAAYIAETGKGWFECLRIARQALDEAEKYIEQTPSPLFVGSLELLKYLRKAGLKLGILSAATTDEVNKFVAYHQLSDYIQLEMGVDEGPSKPDPVLFLQACQALGVEPGTTLMVGDAVGDIQMARNAKAAGCIGITWVGKSDNVRGADVVINQLDEIQILED; translated from the coding sequence GTGGCGACTATTAAATGTAGAAATATCACTTTTGATAATATCCAGGCAATTTTGTTTGACAAAAACGGTACTTTAGAAGATTCTGAAACTTATTTGCGATCGCTAGCACAAAAGGCAACAAGATTAATAGATGCCCAAATACCTGGAACTGGGGAACCTCTGTTAATGGCATTTGGCATCAATGGCAATCTTCTAGATCCGGCGGGTTTGATATCGGTAGCGAGTCGCCGCGAAACAGAAGTTGCGGCTGCTGCATATATTGCCGAGACGGGAAAAGGATGGTTTGAATGCTTAAGAATTGCCCGTCAAGCTTTGGATGAGGCGGAGAAATATATCGAACAAACTCCTTCACCGCTATTTGTAGGTAGCTTAGAATTGTTGAAATATTTACGGAAAGCAGGCTTGAAACTCGGTATTCTCTCAGCCGCAACAACCGATGAAGTAAATAAGTTTGTAGCGTATCACCAATTAAGTGATTATATCCAGTTGGAAATGGGAGTAGATGAGGGGCCGAGTAAACCAGATCCAGTATTATTTTTGCAAGCTTGCCAAGCTTTAGGAGTCGAACCGGGCACTACTTTGATGGTGGGTGATGCAGTTGGTGATATACAAATGGCGCGTAATGCTAAAGCCGCAGGTTGTATTGGTATCACTTGGGTGGGTAAGTCAGATAATGTCCGGGGGGCGGATGTGGTGATTAATCAACTTGATGAAATCCAGATTTTAGAAGATTAA
- a CDS encoding AtzE family amidohydrolase, which produces MNFDSADAITISTAVRQGKTSAVEVTKTALARIAARDYQLNCFTAVTAEAALADAARIDEKIAEGNNPGTLAGVPFAVKNLFDIAGLTTLAGSKINAEKPPATQDATAVAKLKQAGAVLVGALNMDEYAYGFVTENFHSGATHNPHDLQRVAGGSSGGSAAAVAAGLVPLTLGSDTNGSIRVPAALCGVFGLKPTYGRLSRAGVALFSSSFDHIGPFARSVQDIATVFDVLQGKDDRDPICTKRPPELVLPQLKQDISDLRIAIASDYFTQGAELEALAAVQKVADALNVSEYVTIPEAHRARAAAFVITASEGANLHLENLRCHPQDFDPATRDRFLAGALIPSSWYLQAQRFRRWYRDRIREVFQNVDVILAPTTPISAPLIGQQTMVLDGEEILVRPHLGLFTQPLSFIGLPVLSIPIQRQNDLPLGVQLIAAPYNEALILRVAAALEIKGVISAAVV; this is translated from the coding sequence ATGAATTTTGATTCAGCCGATGCCATAACAATATCAACTGCTGTACGCCAAGGTAAAACTAGCGCTGTGGAAGTTACTAAAACTGCGTTAGCACGAATAGCAGCACGGGATTATCAACTCAACTGTTTTACGGCTGTGACTGCTGAGGCGGCTTTAGCAGATGCAGCACGCATCGACGAGAAAATTGCCGAAGGTAATAATCCAGGAACGCTTGCGGGTGTTCCTTTTGCGGTGAAAAATCTTTTTGATATCGCTGGTTTAACAACTCTGGCGGGATCGAAAATCAATGCAGAAAAACCACCAGCTACCCAAGATGCAACCGCAGTAGCCAAGCTGAAACAAGCTGGTGCAGTATTGGTTGGTGCTTTGAATATGGATGAGTATGCTTATGGATTCGTGACGGAAAATTTCCATTCCGGTGCTACTCACAACCCCCATGATTTACAGCGAGTTGCTGGTGGTTCATCAGGTGGTTCGGCGGCGGCTGTTGCTGCTGGGTTAGTACCTCTGACGCTGGGTTCTGATACTAATGGTTCAATTCGAGTTCCGGCGGCGTTGTGTGGCGTTTTTGGTTTGAAGCCAACTTATGGAAGGTTATCTAGGGCTGGGGTAGCTTTATTTTCTAGTAGTTTTGACCATATTGGCCCATTTGCGCGATCGGTGCAGGATATTGCGACAGTGTTTGATGTGCTTCAGGGAAAAGACGATCGCGATCCAATTTGTACAAAACGTCCGCCTGAATTGGTTTTACCACAACTTAAGCAAGATATTTCTGATCTCAGAATTGCTATTGCCAGCGATTATTTTACCCAAGGTGCAGAACTAGAAGCTTTAGCAGCAGTGCAAAAAGTCGCTGATGCTCTAAATGTCAGTGAATATGTGACAATCCCAGAAGCACACCGCGCCCGTGCAGCAGCCTTTGTGATTACAGCCAGCGAAGGCGCAAATCTACATTTAGAAAATTTGCGATGTCATCCCCAAGATTTTGATCCAGCAACACGCGATCGCTTTTTGGCTGGGGCGTTAATTCCTAGTAGCTGGTATCTTCAAGCACAAAGGTTTAGAAGATGGTATCGCGATCGCATTCGAGAAGTATTTCAAAATGTGGATGTGATTCTTGCCCCAACGACACCAATTTCTGCACCGCTAATCGGCCAACAAACTATGGTTTTGGATGGTGAAGAAATTCTTGTCCGTCCTCATTTAGGGTTATTTACTCAACCATTATCTTTCATTGGTTTACCCGTTTTATCAATACCAATTCAGCGTCAAAATGATTTACCATTGGGCGTGCAATTAATCGCAGCACCATATAATGAAGCGTTGATTTTACGGGTTGCGGCTGCGTTAGAAATAAAGGGTGTAATTTCAGCAGCAGTAGTGTAG